One Tachysurus vachellii isolate PV-2020 chromosome 8, HZAU_Pvac_v1, whole genome shotgun sequence genomic window carries:
- the LOC132849873 gene encoding uncharacterized protein LOC132849873 isoform X2 — protein sequence MDNKYTPIARKTITEKHIPLLVDQVKDSIKRKLQTQSSVSITADIWSDRTMRSFFGVTAHGLNQDGNQLESFLLDCRRFCGRHSGDNIAMAFDEIIDEYNIASKVRYIITDNAVNMKCAFKVKLPQEEQHSDGSDAEEENLDDESLWEDVTWEDETIMVRTRQRLSCFAHSLQLVVHDGMKEAKAFSSALTKMSKLTSLLHTSTTFKERFEAKFGTDRSIPAATSTRWNSTFKQLQALTALDHRDLTQICSSDFQHVLFSVREWNQLKNLGSVLFPFAEATDLTEGEKMVTISMVVPTVLDLNTHLLQISESQSHCRPLATSLRQSLLKRFSGIFVRTKMVEQNGKEDQFNHNVYFLATMLDPQFGLNWVDLDVTNNESPDSVKKFREDLKRTLIDSLTAEVEATADGDMLHSGGDVDETSDSPPGKCPRLLARYRAHKHLSHSAKDACISAQIHKYFDAIQNTDTNTALEFWSTNREKFPQLYSLVVKVLSIPASSAPVERVFSKGGLIMRPHRARLTHKMVTALVFLKSNMALV from the exons ATGGACAACAAATACACTCCCATTGCAAGAAAAACAATCACTGAAAAACACATTCCTTTGTTGGTTGATCAGGTGAAAGATTCAATTAAAAGGAAGCTCCAGACCCAATCATCTGTGTCCATAACTGCTGACATATGGTCTGATCGAACCATGCGGTCCTTCTTCGGTGTTACTGCCCATGGATTAAACCAAGATGGAAATCAGCTGGAGTCCTTTCTTTTAGACTGTAGGCGGTTTTGTGGCAGACACAGTGGAGACAACATAGCCATGGCATTTGACGAGATCATTGATGAATATAACATAGCAAGTAAAGTCAGGTACATTATTACTGATAATGCAGTCAATATGAAGTGTGCATTCAAAGTCAAGCTACCACAGGAAGAGCAGCACAGTGATGGCAGTGATGCAGAAGAGGAAAACTTAGATGATGAGAGTCTTTGGGAGGATGTGACCTGGGAAGACGAGACTATCATGGTGAGAACAAGACAAAGGCTGTCATGTTTTGCACATTCTCTGCAATTAGTTGTACATGATGGAATGAAAGAAGCCAAGGCCTTTTCTTCAGCACTTaccaaaatgtcaaaattaacCTCATTACTTCACACAAGTACTACATTTAAAGAACGATTTGAGGCTAAATTTGGGACAGATAGATCAATTCCTGCAGCTACATCCACACGCTGGAACAGTACATTCAAGCAGCTACAGGCCCTTACAGCACTTGACCATAGGGATCTCACACAAATTTGCAGTTCAGACTTTCAACATGTTCTTTTTTCAGTTCGTGAATGGAATCAACTGAAGAATTTAGGTTCTGTTCTCTTTCCTTTTGCGGAAGCAACAGACCTTacagagggtgagaaaatgGTCACTATTAGTATGGTGGTCCCCACTGTACTTGATTTAAACACTCATCTGCTCCAAATATCAGAGTCACAAAGTCATTGCCGGCCTCTAGCCACATCCCTTCGGCAATCACTTTTAAAGAGATTCTCTGGGATCTTTGTGAGAACCAAAATGGTTGAGCAAAATGGGAAAGAGGACCAGTTCAACCATAATGTCTATTTCTTGGCAACAATGCTTGATCCTCAGTTTGGCCTGAACTGGGTTGATCTAGATGTAACCAACAATGAGAGTCCAGATTCGGTGAAGAAATTCAGAGAGGATCTGAAAAGAACACTTATAg aTTCTTTGACTGCAGAAGTTGAGGCCACAGCAGATGGAGACATGCTGCATTCTGGAGGTGATGTTGATGAAACCTCAGATTCTCCTCCTGGCAAATGCCCACGACTTCTAGCTCGCTATCGAGCTCACAAGCACCTGAGTCACTCAGCTAAGGATGCATGCATTTCAGCTCAGATACACAAGTACTTTGATGCCattcaaaacacagacacaaatacagcacTTGAATTTTGGTCGACAAACAGGGAGAAATTCCCACAGCTTTACTCTCTGGTTGTAAAAGTGCTGTCTATTCCAGCATCCTCTGCACCAGTAGAGCGTGTCTTTAGCAAAGGTGGCCTCATCATGAGACCACATCGTGCACGCTTAACTCATAAAATGGTCACAGCGCTTGTATTTTTGAAAAGCAATATGGCCCTGGTTTAG